The Planococcus donghaensis genome contains a region encoding:
- a CDS encoding chromate transporter, whose amino-acid sequence MIYWYLFLAFFIPGILGYGGGPASIPLVEKEVVDRYGWMTTQEFGEVLALGNALPGPIATKMAGYIGYAEGGVLGATVALFASVAPSLILMVLLMVTLLKYKDSPKVKNITKLVRPVIAVLLGAMTLQFFMTSVDSSGTIETVILVVLSYWLLEIRKVHPALVILMALVYGALAGII is encoded by the coding sequence ATGATTTATTGGTACCTCTTTTTAGCCTTTTTTATTCCAGGAATATTAGGATATGGCGGTGGACCGGCTTCGATTCCGCTTGTGGAAAAAGAAGTGGTGGATCGTTATGGTTGGATGACTACGCAAGAGTTTGGAGAAGTTCTGGCGTTAGGAAATGCTTTGCCAGGACCCATTGCGACAAAAATGGCAGGCTATATCGGTTATGCAGAAGGGGGCGTACTCGGCGCAACTGTTGCTTTATTCGCCTCCGTCGCACCATCGCTTATTTTAATGGTGTTATTAATGGTGACACTTTTAAAATACAAAGATTCTCCGAAAGTTAAAAATATCACGAAGTTAGTTCGTCCGGTGATTGCCGTATTGCTCGGGGCAATGACACTTCAATTTTTCATGACTTCTGTCGACAGTTCCGGGACGATAGAGACGGTAATATTAGTTGTTCTTAGTTATTGGTTGTTGGAAATTAGAAAAGTGCATCCGGCACTCGTCATTTTAATGGCACTCGTTTACGGTGCACTGGCGGGTATAATATAA
- a CDS encoding Rrf2 family transcriptional regulator, which yields MHMKPGVEQSVYAVLLLNMLPEKAVLPGEAISQQLGTSPTYFQKLLRKLVSAGLITSVPGVKGGFKLKKKPEDISVFDIYVAIEGQQSLYSSSGVLGDLLELDEPERCCLLTDLMVEAEDAWRSRMELETIFSLSLKMQEERFQKKTTELTDWLAEKLVR from the coding sequence GTGCATATGAAACCAGGTGTAGAACAATCGGTATATGCAGTATTGTTATTGAATATGCTTCCGGAAAAAGCAGTTCTTCCAGGTGAAGCTATAAGTCAACAACTGGGAACTTCTCCAACATATTTTCAGAAGCTTTTAAGAAAACTGGTCAGTGCAGGCTTGATCACATCAGTACCAGGCGTCAAAGGCGGATTTAAACTTAAAAAGAAACCAGAAGATATTAGTGTATTTGACATATATGTAGCCATCGAAGGTCAACAATCGCTTTATTCGTCGAGTGGAGTGTTGGGCGATTTGTTAGAGCTTGATGAACCTGAACGTTGCTGTTTACTGACTGATTTAATGGTAGAAGCAGAAGATGCTTGGCGTTCGCGGATGGAGCTTGAAACGATTTTCTCGCTTTCATTGAAAATGCAAGAAGAGCGATTTCAGAAGAAAACAACAGAATTAACGGACTGGCTAGCTGAAAAGCTAGTTAGGTAA
- a CDS encoding chromate transporter, with amino-acid sequence MEISKLKMNIDLFLAFFRVGLLGFGGGPAAIPLFHREAVVNYKWMTEDEFGDTLALGNTMPGPIATKMAGYIGYRVNGVIGCIVALVATVVPTAILMIILLGILQKYKGLDWVNSMSAAVVPVVGVMLAIMTWDFFQKSGKALGIGRAILFTVIAIVLLEILNIHPAFVILGILIISLTSFKKGGDPK; translated from the coding sequence ATGGAAATTTCCAAGCTGAAAATGAATATTGATCTTTTTTTAGCTTTTTTCCGTGTAGGTCTTCTTGGCTTTGGCGGAGGACCTGCTGCAATTCCACTTTTCCACCGGGAAGCTGTAGTCAATTACAAATGGATGACAGAAGATGAATTTGGGGACACATTAGCTTTAGGGAATACAATGCCAGGGCCCATTGCTACCAAAATGGCGGGTTACATTGGCTATCGCGTTAACGGCGTAATTGGCTGCATTGTAGCTCTTGTTGCTACAGTCGTTCCAACGGCGATTTTGATGATTATCTTATTGGGCATTTTACAAAAATACAAAGGGCTTGATTGGGTCAATAGCATGTCGGCTGCGGTAGTTCCCGTTGTGGGGGTTATGCTTGCCATTATGACGTGGGACTTTTTTCAAAAGTCGGGCAAAGCTCTGGGAATTGGGCGCGCCATTTTGTTTACAGTAATCGCTATTGTGCTGTTAGAGATATTGAACATTCACCCAGCGTTTGTCATTTTAGGTATATTAATTATTTCTTTAACCTCCTTTAAAAAAGGAGGAGATCCAAAATGA